Proteins encoded by one window of Planctomycetota bacterium:
- the tsf gene encoding translation elongation factor Ts — translation MAITAAQVNELRKRTGLAMMQCKKKLEETGGDVEAAIEAFRKEGVKTKVAEREAGEGRVSAYVNDDATRGVIVEVRCNTDFTARNEIVAEICDLAGKKLLADASADPAADEEIKSKLTDVSQQTGENVQLGRTVSVEGTKVGRFNYTVSNKVAALVAVDSAGVADEVLSDICLHLVAFKPVAEGLTRDDVDPALVAKEKEIAVEQAKATGKPQEIAEKIADGKMNAFYRERVLSEQDFINPDKHKGTVADYAKKAGGTLTGYQRLEVGG, via the coding sequence CGGCCTTGCGATGATGCAGTGCAAGAAGAAGCTCGAAGAGACCGGCGGCGACGTCGAGGCCGCGATCGAGGCGTTCCGCAAGGAAGGCGTCAAGACCAAGGTCGCCGAGCGTGAAGCCGGCGAAGGTCGGGTCTCGGCCTACGTCAACGACGACGCCACGCGCGGCGTCATCGTCGAGGTCCGCTGCAACACCGACTTCACCGCCCGCAACGAGATCGTCGCCGAAATCTGCGACCTCGCTGGCAAGAAGCTCCTGGCCGACGCCTCGGCCGATCCGGCGGCGGACGAGGAGATCAAGAGCAAGCTGACCGACGTCAGCCAGCAGACCGGCGAGAACGTCCAGCTGGGCCGGACCGTCTCGGTCGAGGGCACCAAGGTCGGCCGGTTCAACTACACCGTCAGCAACAAGGTCGCGGCCTTGGTCGCGGTCGACTCGGCAGGCGTCGCCGACGAGGTGCTGAGCGACATCTGCCTGCACTTGGTCGCGTTCAAGCCCGTGGCCGAGGGCCTGACGCGTGACGACGTCGACCCGGCGCTGGTCGCCAAGGAAAAAGAGATCGCCGTCGAGCAGGCCAAGGCCACCGGCAAGCCGCAGGAGATCGCCGAGAAGATCGCCGACGGCAAGATGAACGCCTTCTACCGCGAGCGGGTGCTCAGCGAGCAGGACTTCATCAACCCCGACAAGCACAAGGGCACCGTCGCCGACTACGCCAAGAAGGCCGGCGGCACGCTCACCGGCTACCAGCGCCTCGAAGTCGGCGGCTGA
- a CDS encoding secondary thiamine-phosphate synthase enzyme YjbQ: MKSHRKTLSFRVPERRGFINITRDVEDAVAESGVQEGLVLVNSMHITSSVFINDAEDGLLRDYERWLESLAPFDAGTDPSTGGYFHNRTGEDNADAHHKRQIMGREVVVAITEGRLDFGTWEQIFYGEFDGRRDKRVLIKIIGE, from the coding sequence ATGAAGAGCCACCGCAAGACGCTCAGCTTCCGCGTTCCGGAACGCCGTGGCTTCATCAACATCACGCGCGACGTCGAAGACGCCGTCGCGGAGAGCGGCGTGCAGGAAGGGCTCGTGCTTGTGAACTCCATGCACATCACGTCCAGCGTTTTCATCAACGACGCCGAGGACGGGTTGCTTCGCGACTATGAGCGGTGGCTCGAATCGCTCGCGCCGTTCGACGCGGGCACGGATCCGAGCACGGGCGGTTACTTCCACAACCGCACCGGCGAGGACAACGCCGATGCGCATCACAAGCGACAGATCATGGGCCGGGAGGTCGTCGTCGCGATCACCGAAGGTCGGCTCGACTTCGGCACGTGGGAGCAGATCTTCTACGGCGAGTTCGACGGCCGACGCGACAAACGCGTGCTGATCAAGATCATCGGCGAGTAG